A single region of the Dunckerocampus dactyliophorus isolate RoL2022-P2 chromosome 3, RoL_Ddac_1.1, whole genome shotgun sequence genome encodes:
- the adma gene encoding adrenomedullin a isoform X1, whose protein sequence is MKLIFQSFLYCCLVATVTHCVELEVNPKLKKRLSIWLGNRLRQDLESKAVNSEQFVRQEDVRNTMLPHSRYASSTQNHISPSFKFRNKHLKSSSFFCSTEINIRTKRSKNSANQSRRQGCSLGTCTVHDLAHRLHQLNNKLKIGSAPVDKISPQGYGRRRRSLPEGRVTLRLEQGRLSPVWSTTDSQVHKLEALLRQT, encoded by the exons ATGAAACTAATCTTCCAGTCTTTCCTTTATTGCTGCCTGGTGGCCACAGTAACACACTGTGTGGAACTTGAAGTCAATCCCAAGTTAAAAAAGAG ACTCAGCATATGGCTGGGGAACAGACTCAGACAGGATCTGGAGAGTAAGGCTGTAAACTCTGAGCAATTTGTCAGGCAAGAGGACGTCAGGAACACCATGCTGCCACATTCCAGGTATGCATCATCAACTCAGAACCACATCTCACCATCATTTAAATTCAGAAATAAGCATCTTAAATCCTCTTCTTTCTTCTGCAGCACTGAAATCAACATCCGAACCAAGAGGTCCAAAAATTCCGCCAACCAGTCAAGAAGACAGGGTTGTTCTCTGGGGACCTGCACAGTGCACGACCTGGCACACCGCTTGCACCAACTCAATAATAAACTGAAGATTGGCAGCGCTCCCGTGGACAAGATCAGCCCACAGGGATATGGCCGGAGGCGTCGCTCCCTACCAGAAGGCAGAGTGACTCTGAGGCTGGAGCAGGGCAGGCTCAGCCCCGTGTGGAGCACAACCGATTCACAAGTCCACAAGCTTGAGGCTCTGCTCAGGCAGACATGA
- the adma gene encoding adrenomedullin a isoform X2 has product MKLIFQSFLYCCLVATVTHCVELEVNPKLKKRLSIWLGNRLRQDLESKAVNSEQFVRQEDVRNTMLPHSSTEINIRTKRSKNSANQSRRQGCSLGTCTVHDLAHRLHQLNNKLKIGSAPVDKISPQGYGRRRRSLPEGRVTLRLEQGRLSPVWSTTDSQVHKLEALLRQT; this is encoded by the exons ATGAAACTAATCTTCCAGTCTTTCCTTTATTGCTGCCTGGTGGCCACAGTAACACACTGTGTGGAACTTGAAGTCAATCCCAAGTTAAAAAAGAG ACTCAGCATATGGCTGGGGAACAGACTCAGACAGGATCTGGAGAGTAAGGCTGTAAACTCTGAGCAATTTGTCAGGCAAGAGGACGTCAGGAACACCATGCTGCCACATTCCAG CACTGAAATCAACATCCGAACCAAGAGGTCCAAAAATTCCGCCAACCAGTCAAGAAGACAGGGTTGTTCTCTGGGGACCTGCACAGTGCACGACCTGGCACACCGCTTGCACCAACTCAATAATAAACTGAAGATTGGCAGCGCTCCCGTGGACAAGATCAGCCCACAGGGATATGGCCGGAGGCGTCGCTCCCTACCAGAAGGCAGAGTGACTCTGAGGCTGGAGCAGGGCAGGCTCAGCCCCGTGTGGAGCACAACCGATTCACAAGTCCACAAGCTTGAGGCTCTGCTCAGGCAGACATGA